The following are from one region of the Chloracidobacterium sp. genome:
- the yajC gene encoding preprotein translocase subunit YajC, with translation MNILLAYFQDGGGSLVGILLPFVFIFGIFYFLVILPQKRQKQQLQEMIAGLKINDEVVTNGGVIGKIKEIKENSFIINSADKSFIEIGKSAVVGKRAE, from the coding sequence ATGAATATTCTACTTGCTTATTTTCAGGACGGCGGCGGCAGTCTCGTTGGGATATTGCTGCCTTTCGTCTTTATTTTCGGAATCTTTTATTTTCTGGTCATACTTCCTCAAAAGCGTCAGAAACAGCAGCTGCAGGAAATGATCGCCGGCTTGAAGATTAACGACGAGGTCGTAACGAACGGCGGTGTTATAGGGAAGATAAAGGAGATCAAGGAAAACAGTTTCATTATCAACAGCGCGGACAAATCGTTCATTGAGATAGGCAAAAGCGCTGTCGTAGGAAAAAGAGCGGAATAA
- a CDS encoding redoxin domain-containing protein has product METVLLLIRIFLFGVFALAGIGKLMDPAGSRKAVTEFGVPSSFVPFAALALPIVELLIAALFLFNATSWFAAIVGLLLLLIFIGGMIHMLARGKAPDCHCFGQIHSEPVGRSSIIRSVGFAALALVLAIQGSGGQGLALAESPAESIQTLLIVTCLMLSVTLLFFVKKLSDQFAQFSGRLESIGSFEGGSPAVRENAGDPADGLPIGAPFPDFELPSASGKAVRFEHLLSRARPLMLIFVSPECGPCRALFPEIQEWCSEFAEKMDIFLISSGEPDENLSKFAGFEGDRLLLQQKRELAELVHARWTPTAIVVGTDGSIASHPAAGDRAIRELAERIKASDLSRPFTFFANPAIRRAIKIGSRIPKFELTDINGRQWTENDLIGEPALVIAWSLACPHCVEMADEIKKWESERLDGGRRIVILADGDADEFRSYGFQSPVIIDVRHIKAINFGLFGTPSAVLVNAEGVVTTEAGIGSPNIRALLGK; this is encoded by the coding sequence ATGGAAACCGTTCTACTTCTGATCCGGATCTTTCTTTTCGGCGTCTTCGCACTCGCGGGGATCGGGAAATTAATGGATCCGGCTGGGTCGCGGAAAGCGGTCACGGAATTTGGCGTTCCGTCGAGCTTTGTGCCGTTCGCCGCGTTAGCATTGCCGATCGTCGAGCTTCTTATTGCCGCACTGTTCCTGTTCAATGCGACTTCCTGGTTTGCCGCGATCGTCGGCCTGCTCCTCCTGCTTATATTTATTGGCGGAATGATCCATATGCTTGCAAGGGGAAAGGCTCCCGATTGTCATTGCTTTGGTCAGATCCACAGTGAGCCCGTTGGGCGGAGCAGTATCATCCGCAGCGTTGGATTTGCCGCACTCGCATTGGTCCTTGCGATACAGGGGAGCGGTGGTCAGGGGCTCGCGTTGGCAGAGTCGCCAGCAGAGTCGATCCAAACCCTTCTCATCGTCACATGCCTAATGCTTTCTGTGACCCTGCTTTTCTTCGTAAAGAAACTCTCGGACCAGTTTGCACAGTTTTCCGGTCGGCTCGAATCGATCGGTTCGTTTGAGGGCGGATCTCCGGCCGTTCGCGAGAATGCAGGGGACCCGGCAGACGGCCTTCCGATCGGTGCTCCTTTCCCTGACTTCGAGTTACCGTCGGCGTCCGGTAAGGCGGTCCGCTTCGAACATCTGCTTTCGCGAGCGCGCCCTTTGATGCTGATATTCGTCAGCCCGGAATGCGGACCGTGTCGAGCTCTGTTTCCGGAGATACAGGAATGGTGCTCGGAGTTCGCTGAAAAAATGGACATCTTTTTGATAAGCAGCGGCGAGCCAGATGAAAATCTTTCGAAATTTGCCGGATTCGAAGGCGACCGACTGCTGTTGCAGCAAAAGCGCGAACTTGCCGAGTTAGTTCACGCGCGATGGACGCCGACCGCTATCGTTGTCGGCACGGATGGTTCGATCGCAAGCCACCCAGCGGCTGGCGACCGAGCCATTCGGGAGCTTGCAGAGCGCATCAAGGCCTCCGATCTATCTCGGCCGTTCACGTTCTTTGCGAATCCCGCAATAAGACGCGCTATCAAGATCGGCTCACGTATACCGAAGTTCGAACTAACGGACATCAACGGACGCCAATGGACCGAAAATGATCTGATCGGTGAACCGGCATTGGTCATCGCATGGAGCCTCGCATGTCCGCACTGCGTTGAGATGGCCGACGAGATAAAAAAATGGGAATCCGAACGATTGGACGGTGGGCGACGGATCGTTATTCTTGCTGACGGCGACGCGGATGAATTCAGGTCCTATGGCTTCCAGTCACCGGTAATTATCGATGTCCGTCATATCAAGGCCATCAACTTCGGACTGTTCGGAACACCGTCTGCGGTCCTGGTCAATGCCGAGGGGGTCGTTACGACCGAAGCGGGTATCGGTTCGCCGAACATACGGGCACTCTTGGGCAAATAA
- the secD gene encoding protein translocase subunit SecD produces MKNKSLAIRTALIIAITLIGIYFVFGPRRTPTGQDFTWQGIKTNLEENINLGLDLKGGSHLVMRVRTDEYLKTLTENNAQAALTAAQDAKLPVSGNSTVTQGSTYSFTLQLTDEAQAAAVAEEVKKKVDLFNWTEDASGNSITWSLPSNVQTVMKNQAVEQALKIIESRINAFGVKEPTLQRHGAESSAQILLQMPGVDDPERVKSLIGAESNLMLMKIVSPPSPSPVQTFPSEEAARQSLGGAVPPTRRIMPYAERDETAATQSPAERPKSFVIVEYPAVVDGSELRDANAVSRTGNDGDYQISFSFKPAGAQKFGEWTGRNINNYMAVVLNDEVKSAAYIRSQIFDQGEISGRFTKATADDLALTLRSGALPAKIEYLEERTVGPSLGADSIRSGVTASLAGLAFIVVFMLFYYRASGINSVIALSLNMILTVAGVVILDSTLTLPGIAGFILGIGMAVDSNVLIFERMREEIRAGQPVAKAVSTGFDRAFVTIIDANVTTIISATILYLYGSGPIRGFAVTLILALLINLFTSVFVSRTIFMWLLERNPEMKQISI; encoded by the coding sequence ATGAAAAACAAGAGTTTGGCAATCAGGACGGCGTTGATCATAGCAATAACGCTGATCGGCATTTACTTTGTCTTCGGTCCTCGTCGAACCCCGACGGGCCAGGACTTTACCTGGCAGGGGATAAAAACAAATCTCGAAGAGAACATCAATCTCGGGCTCGACCTAAAAGGCGGCTCGCATCTGGTGATGCGCGTAAGGACTGACGAGTATCTCAAGACGCTGACCGAGAACAACGCTCAGGCGGCTCTCACGGCGGCTCAGGACGCCAAGCTTCCAGTCTCGGGCAATTCCACCGTCACGCAGGGCTCAACTTACTCATTCACTCTTCAATTGACCGACGAGGCCCAGGCTGCCGCAGTAGCGGAAGAGGTCAAGAAAAAGGTCGATCTTTTCAATTGGACCGAAGATGCGAGCGGAAACTCGATCACCTGGTCGTTACCATCAAATGTTCAGACCGTGATGAAGAATCAGGCGGTCGAGCAGGCACTGAAGATCATCGAGAGTCGAATCAATGCGTTTGGCGTGAAGGAACCGACATTGCAGCGTCATGGTGCCGAATCGTCAGCTCAGATATTGCTCCAAATGCCAGGCGTTGATGACCCCGAACGCGTTAAGTCGTTGATCGGTGCGGAATCAAATTTGATGTTGATGAAGATCGTCAGCCCGCCAAGCCCATCTCCGGTGCAGACGTTCCCGTCGGAAGAAGCTGCCCGACAGTCGCTTGGCGGAGCGGTTCCGCCGACCCGTCGCATAATGCCGTACGCCGAACGCGACGAGACGGCCGCAACGCAGAGTCCGGCCGAAAGACCCAAGTCATTCGTGATCGTTGAATATCCGGCTGTCGTCGACGGCAGCGAATTGCGTGACGCCAATGCCGTATCGCGTACGGGCAACGATGGCGATTACCAGATCTCATTCTCGTTCAAGCCTGCCGGCGCACAGAAATTCGGCGAATGGACGGGCCGAAATATCAATAATTACATGGCGGTCGTCCTTAACGACGAGGTCAAGTCTGCCGCGTATATTCGCTCGCAGATCTTTGATCAGGGCGAGATCTCGGGACGTTTCACCAAAGCCACTGCAGACGATCTCGCATTAACGCTGAGGTCCGGTGCATTGCCGGCGAAGATCGAGTATCTCGAAGAGCGGACAGTCGGGCCGAGCCTCGGTGCCGATTCGATACGCTCGGGCGTGACTGCTTCGCTGGCAGGACTCGCATTCATTGTTGTGTTCATGCTTTTTTACTACCGTGCGTCAGGGATCAATTCTGTGATCGCCTTATCGCTGAACATGATCCTGACGGTCGCCGGTGTTGTGATCCTGGACTCAACGCTGACGTTGCCGGGCATTGCGGGATTTATTCTCGGTATCGGCATGGCCGTCGATTCGAACGTGCTTATCTTCGAACGAATGCGTGAGGAAATTAGGGCGGGGCAGCCGGTCGCAAAGGCCGTCTCGACGGGGTTTGACAGGGCCTTCGTCACTATCATCGACGCAAACGTGACGACGATAATCTCGGCCACGATACTTTACCTTTATGGTTCAGGGCCGATCAGGGGGTTTGCGGTAACTCTTATTCTTGCTTTGCTTATAAACCTCTTTACCTCGGTATTTGTATCGCGAACGATATTCATGTGGCTTCTCGAGCGAAATCCTGAGATGAAGCAGATAAGTATTTGA
- the der gene encoding ribosome biogenesis GTPase Der yields MNPPLVAIIGRPNVGKSTLFNRLTGSRKSIVGDEPGITRDRIYGDVEWKSKTFELVDTGGIVPDDDAVIPANIFKQAGFAIDKAQAIVWVVDARAGITPLDEEISVFLRNIGKPVFIAANKCESRKVEEEAAEFYGFGFDVTPLSAEHGTSIGDLLDDLFDVLEFEDEAETEVSDEIKLAIIGRPNVGKSSLLNKILGEERTIVSPIAGTTRDAIDTHFALDGQKFLLIDTAGIRRKGKTTEMAEKLSVIMAKKALERADVAVLVIDAVEGVTHLDANIAGYAVDSGCSVIIAVNKWDAVEEKETNTIYEFERSLRRQMKFLDWAPMVAISALSGQRVTRVLPLVVKANEARNLRIPTSQLNKFFEDSIAQPRGGTAPAPVKGGVSRLKVQYITQGGLRPPLFVLFTSGGNKAGLHFSYLRYIENQLRGAFEFFATPIRIKERHKTKKK; encoded by the coding sequence ATGAATCCGCCCTTGGTAGCAATAATCGGGAGGCCGAACGTCGGAAAATCGACTCTTTTCAATCGGTTGACCGGTTCGCGAAAATCGATCGTCGGCGACGAACCGGGCATCACACGCGATCGGATATACGGGGATGTCGAATGGAAATCGAAAACGTTCGAACTCGTCGACACTGGAGGGATCGTCCCCGACGATGATGCGGTGATTCCTGCAAATATCTTCAAACAGGCAGGCTTCGCTATCGATAAGGCCCAGGCAATAGTTTGGGTGGTCGATGCACGTGCAGGCATAACGCCGCTTGATGAAGAGATCTCGGTATTTCTTCGAAATATCGGAAAGCCCGTCTTTATCGCGGCGAACAAATGCGAATCGCGAAAGGTCGAAGAAGAAGCCGCCGAGTTCTACGGCTTTGGCTTTGACGTGACTCCGCTTTCAGCCGAGCACGGCACCTCGATCGGTGATCTGCTTGACGACCTGTTCGATGTCCTTGAATTTGAGGATGAAGCTGAAACAGAGGTGTCCGACGAGATCAAACTCGCCATTATCGGCCGGCCGAATGTTGGCAAATCGTCGCTTCTGAACAAGATACTTGGCGAAGAGCGTACAATCGTGTCGCCGATCGCCGGAACGACCCGCGATGCCATCGACACCCATTTTGCCCTCGACGGGCAGAAATTTCTGCTTATCGACACGGCCGGAATTCGGCGAAAAGGGAAGACGACTGAAATGGCCGAGAAGCTCTCGGTGATAATGGCAAAAAAGGCACTTGAGCGGGCCGATGTTGCGGTTTTGGTTATCGACGCTGTCGAAGGTGTGACGCACCTAGACGCGAACATCGCCGGCTATGCGGTCGATTCAGGGTGTTCGGTCATTATCGCCGTTAATAAATGGGACGCGGTCGAGGAAAAAGAGACGAATACGATCTACGAATTTGAGCGCAGCCTGCGGCGTCAGATGAAGTTTCTCGACTGGGCTCCGATGGTCGCTATCTCGGCGCTTTCCGGACAACGGGTCACCAGAGTCTTGCCGCTTGTGGTCAAAGCGAATGAAGCACGGAACCTGAGGATTCCGACGTCGCAGCTGAACAAGTTTTTCGAAGACAGTATCGCCCAACCCCGCGGCGGAACCGCACCTGCACCGGTTAAGGGCGGTGTCTCGCGTTTAAAGGTGCAATACATTACGCAGGGCGGCCTCCGTCCTCCGCTTTTCGTGCTCTTTACCTCAGGAGGCAATAAGGCGGGTTTGCACTTCTCGTATCTGAGGTACATCGAGAATCAGTTACGAGGTGCTTTTGAGTTTTTCGCCACGCCGATAAGAATTAAGGAGCGTCATAAAACAAAGAAAAAATAG
- the tgt gene encoding tRNA guanosine(34) transglycosylase Tgt, with amino-acid sequence MGAIDWRVTAKDGEARSGLLSTRRSLIETPVFMPVGTQGSIKGVRFEWLEKEMDAQIILGNTYHLFLRPGPDLIRELGGLHRFTSWPRSFLTDSGGFQVFSLTDLRKLTEDGVEFRSHIDGSKRFLSPEISMEIQAALGSEIVMAFDECPPGDAGYEATKKSLELTIRWAQRSKSRFDRLQAEGADKGYLDPNSHSEKLSGEQALFGIIQGAGHFDLRDKSLEQTVEIGFDGYAIGGLSVGEEKSVMYGILQHLAPKMPQDAPRYLMGVGTPEDLIEAVSRGVDMFDCVMPTRNGRTGSVFTSRGKLNIRNARFAADTSPLDDDCNCSVCRRYSRAYLRHLYQAGEMTAATLISHHNLAFYLDTMRRVRQSIKSGEFSRFKKDFLTRLSEGESG; translated from the coding sequence ATGGGCGCGATCGATTGGAGAGTGACAGCAAAGGACGGTGAGGCGCGATCAGGCTTACTGTCTACCAGGCGATCGTTGATCGAAACCCCGGTCTTCATGCCTGTCGGTACACAGGGCTCGATAAAAGGCGTTAGGTTCGAATGGCTCGAGAAAGAGATGGATGCTCAGATAATCCTCGGGAACACGTACCATCTCTTTCTACGGCCCGGACCCGACCTGATACGCGAGCTTGGAGGCCTCCACCGGTTCACCAGTTGGCCGCGGTCCTTTCTCACGGATTCAGGAGGTTTTCAGGTCTTTTCGTTGACCGATCTTCGAAAGCTCACAGAGGATGGCGTTGAGTTTCGTTCTCATATCGACGGCAGCAAACGGTTTCTTTCACCCGAGATATCGATGGAGATCCAGGCGGCCCTCGGTTCCGAGATCGTAATGGCCTTCGACGAATGTCCGCCTGGTGACGCCGGGTACGAAGCCACAAAAAAAAGTCTCGAGTTAACAATACGATGGGCGCAGAGATCAAAAAGCAGGTTCGACCGGCTGCAAGCCGAAGGTGCCGACAAAGGATATTTGGATCCGAACTCGCATTCAGAAAAGTTATCGGGCGAACAGGCACTCTTCGGAATAATTCAGGGCGCCGGCCATTTCGACCTTCGGGACAAGAGTCTTGAACAAACTGTTGAGATCGGTTTTGACGGGTACGCGATCGGCGGCTTGAGCGTTGGCGAAGAGAAATCGGTTATGTACGGCATACTGCAGCACCTGGCTCCGAAAATGCCGCAAGACGCACCTCGATACCTGATGGGCGTCGGCACGCCGGAGGATCTGATCGAGGCGGTGTCTCGGGGGGTCGATATGTTCGACTGCGTGATGCCAACGCGAAACGGGCGGACGGGCAGCGTTTTTACGTCGCGCGGGAAACTCAATATTCGTAATGCAAGGTTCGCGGCGGACACTTCGCCGCTCGATGACGATTGCAATTGCTCGGTTTGCCGGAGATATTCGCGGGCGTACCTTCGGCACCTTTACCAGGCTGGCGAAATGACGGCTGCAACCTTGATCTCACATCACAATTTGGCGTTCTACCTTGACACGATGCGTCGCGTTCGGCAATCTATCAAATCCGGCGAGTTCTCGCGATTCAAAAAGGATTTCCTGACCAGGTTGAGCGAAGGTGAATCGGGGTGA